From Streptomyces yatensis, one genomic window encodes:
- a CDS encoding response regulator transcription factor, whose amino-acid sequence MTSVLVCDDSPLAREALRRAVATVPGVERVTTAANGEEVLRRWGADRSDLILMDVRMPGLGGVETVRRLLSADPGARIIMLTVAEDLDGVALAVAAGARGYLHKDASRAELRATVTQALADPTWRLAPRRLRSAEMGAAPTLTAREIQVLEGMSHGRSNAEIGRELFLSEDTVKTHARRLFKKLGASDRAHAVALGFRWGLVR is encoded by the coding sequence ATGACATCCGTCCTCGTCTGCGACGACTCCCCGCTTGCCCGAGAGGCGCTGCGCCGTGCGGTGGCGACCGTGCCCGGCGTCGAGCGTGTGACGACGGCGGCCAACGGCGAGGAAGTCCTCCGCCGCTGGGGTGCCGACCGCTCGGATCTGATTCTGATGGACGTACGGATGCCCGGTCTCGGCGGTGTCGAGACCGTGCGGCGGCTGCTCTCCGCCGACCCGGGCGCCCGGATCATCATGCTCACGGTCGCCGAGGACCTCGACGGCGTCGCGCTGGCCGTGGCCGCCGGCGCCCGTGGCTATCTGCACAAGGACGCCTCGCGCGCCGAGCTGCGCGCCACCGTGACACAGGCGCTCGCCGACCCCACCTGGCGGCTGGCCCCGCGCCGGCTGCGCTCGGCCGAGATGGGCGCCGCGCCCACCCTCACCGCGCGCGAGATCCAGGTGCTCGAGGGCATGAGCCACGGCCGCTCCAATGCGGAGATCGGCCGTGAGCTGTTCCTGTCCGAGGACACGGTCAAGACGCACGCACGCCGGCTCTTCAAGAAGCTCGGCGCGTCCGACCGGGCCCATGCGGTGGCCCTCGGGTTCCGCTGGGGTCTGGTCCGCTGA
- a CDS encoding polysaccharide deacetylase family protein — MHASGPKITYVMMIKTGFPRCLVLVGAAAVLTACGSLGAATEPHTGSRHGAPMPPASLASRLDDPPSSSRPPSGREPERRPPASSGPGYEGQGYEGEAQGGAFPDLPPGSGDASAPTPPQAAGRSGTASAPRSGSLGGASDAYRRWGLDRPLERPPAPPAVKPALGRSGPQQWGLPPIVRQVPTDQRVVFVTIDDGIEKDPRFVEQARELGLPFTAFLTDNVIGDHYDYFDQLRRLGNPMENHTLTHPSLAGMAYDDQVREICGQRDNLWDHFGQAPRLFRPPFGDYDETTLRAAGFCGARTVVLWRAEMETHGLAYRSGDHLQPGDIILAHFRGPEQLEGQSMTGWITELVRAIQAQGFTIGRLEDYV, encoded by the coding sequence ATGCACGCCTCTGGACCGAAGATCACTTATGTGATGATGATCAAGACTGGTTTTCCTCGCTGTCTGGTTCTCGTCGGCGCGGCAGCCGTGCTCACGGCCTGCGGATCCCTCGGCGCCGCCACCGAGCCGCACACTGGCTCCCGTCACGGCGCGCCCATGCCGCCGGCCTCGCTCGCCTCCCGGCTGGACGATCCGCCGTCGTCCTCGCGGCCGCCGTCCGGACGGGAGCCGGAGCGGCGACCACCGGCGTCGTCAGGGCCGGGGTACGAGGGGCAGGGGTACGAGGGTGAGGCCCAGGGCGGCGCGTTCCCGGACCTGCCGCCGGGCTCCGGTGACGCCTCGGCGCCCACCCCGCCCCAGGCCGCGGGGCGGTCCGGCACGGCCTCCGCGCCGCGCTCGGGCTCGCTGGGCGGCGCCTCCGACGCCTACCGTCGCTGGGGGCTGGACCGGCCGCTGGAGCGGCCTCCGGCCCCGCCCGCCGTCAAGCCCGCGCTGGGGCGGTCCGGGCCGCAGCAGTGGGGGCTGCCGCCGATCGTGCGGCAGGTGCCGACCGACCAGCGGGTGGTCTTCGTGACGATCGACGACGGGATCGAGAAGGACCCGCGCTTCGTGGAGCAGGCCCGCGAGCTTGGGCTGCCGTTCACCGCGTTCCTCACCGACAACGTGATCGGCGACCACTACGACTACTTCGACCAGCTGCGCCGGCTCGGCAACCCCATGGAGAACCACACCCTCACCCACCCCAGCCTGGCCGGTATGGCCTACGACGACCAGGTGCGGGAGATCTGCGGCCAGCGGGACAACCTGTGGGACCACTTCGGTCAAGCCCCGCGTCTCTTCCGTCCCCCCTTCGGGGACTACGACGAGACGACCCTGCGGGCGGCGGGCTTCTGCGGGGCGCGGACGGTGGTGCTGTGGCGCGCCGAGATGGAGACCCACGGACTGGCCTACCGCTCCGGCGACCACCTCCAGCCGGGGGACATCATCCTCGCGCACTTCCGGGGGCCGGAGCAGCTCGAGGGGCAGTCGATGACCGGCTGGATCACGGAGCTGGTGCGGGCGATCCAGGCCCAGGGCTTCACCATCGGGCGGCTGGAGGACTATGTGTGA
- a CDS encoding SDR family NAD(P)-dependent oxidoreductase codes for MTTALITGTTAGIGAAFAGRLAADGHNLVLVARDEKRLREQAADLHDRHGVEADVLVADLSEDDGIAAVETRLRDRTHPVDLLVNNAGFGNRDRYLEVPITDELRMLKLHCEAVLRLTSAGAETMRSRGRGGVINVASIAAFFPRGTYGASKAWVVQFTQGAAKDLAGAGVRLMALCPGFVRTEFHARAGIKRESVPSWMWLDADRLVTAALKDFARGKSLSIPDPRYKAMTGLAKLAPRSALSTLSSRVGRPPAKA; via the coding sequence ATGACGACTGCATTGATTACCGGAACCACCGCGGGCATCGGGGCCGCCTTCGCGGGCCGGCTCGCCGCCGACGGGCACAATCTGGTGCTCGTCGCACGCGACGAGAAGCGGCTGCGGGAGCAGGCGGCGGATCTGCACGACCGGCACGGCGTGGAGGCCGACGTGCTGGTGGCGGACCTGTCCGAGGATGACGGAATCGCTGCGGTCGAGACCCGCCTCAGGGACCGCACCCACCCGGTCGACCTGCTCGTCAACAACGCCGGTTTCGGCAACCGCGACCGCTATCTGGAGGTGCCGATCACCGATGAGCTGCGGATGCTGAAGCTGCACTGCGAAGCGGTGCTGCGACTGACCAGCGCGGGCGCCGAAACGATGCGCAGCCGCGGCCGCGGCGGGGTGATCAACGTGGCCTCGATCGCGGCCTTCTTCCCGCGCGGAACGTACGGGGCGAGCAAGGCGTGGGTCGTGCAGTTCACCCAGGGCGCGGCGAAGGACCTGGCGGGCGCGGGCGTACGGCTGATGGCGCTGTGCCCGGGGTTCGTCCGTACGGAGTTCCACGCCCGGGCGGGAATCAAGCGGGAGAGCGTGCCGAGCTGGATGTGGCTGGATGCGGATCGGCTGGTCACGGCGGCGCTGAAGGATTTCGCGCGGGGGAAGTCGCTGTCCATTCCGGATCCGCGGTACAAGGCGATGACGGGGCTGGCGAAGCTGGCTCCGCGGTCGGCCCTCTCCACGCTTTCCTCCAGGGTCGGCCGGCCTCCGGCGAAGGCGTAG
- a CDS encoding LysR family transcriptional regulator, with amino-acid sequence MIEARHLRVLRAVAATGSFSAAARELGCTQPAVSQQMKALEGAAGTPLLIRSGREMRLTEAGRALVRHATGILAGLTAAEEEVAAIAGLRAGRVRLVSFPSGSSTLVPMALAELRAAHPGTRVSLVEAEPPGSVEMLRSGDCEVALAFRYPQMGEEASGEWDDLVLRPLLNDRLVGVVPEGHKLAGAGAVGIAELAGEPWIAGCPRCRGHLVEVCESEGFTPRIDFATDDYPTVIGLVGAGLGVAVLPELALESVRAKGATTLEVEPAVRREVVALTLPDLARVPAVAATLDRLEQAARR; translated from the coding sequence ATGATCGAGGCCCGCCATCTCAGGGTGCTGCGCGCGGTGGCCGCCACCGGCTCCTTCTCCGCCGCCGCCCGGGAACTGGGCTGCACCCAGCCCGCCGTCAGCCAGCAGATGAAGGCCCTGGAGGGCGCCGCGGGCACCCCGTTGCTGATCCGCAGCGGGCGGGAGATGCGGCTGACCGAGGCGGGCCGGGCGCTGGTGCGGCATGCCACCGGGATCCTGGCCGGGCTGACCGCCGCCGAGGAGGAGGTCGCGGCGATCGCCGGGCTGCGGGCGGGCCGGGTGCGGCTGGTGTCCTTCCCCAGCGGCAGCTCGACCCTGGTGCCCATGGCGCTCGCCGAGCTGCGCGCGGCGCATCCGGGGACGCGGGTCTCGCTCGTGGAGGCCGAGCCGCCGGGCTCGGTGGAGATGCTGCGCTCGGGCGACTGCGAGGTCGCGCTGGCCTTCCGCTATCCGCAGATGGGCGAGGAGGCTTCGGGTGAGTGGGACGACCTGGTCCTGCGGCCGCTGTTGAACGACCGGCTGGTGGGCGTGGTGCCGGAGGGGCACAAGCTCGCGGGCGCCGGGGCGGTGGGGATCGCCGAGCTGGCCGGGGAGCCGTGGATCGCGGGCTGCCCGCGCTGCCGGGGGCATCTGGTGGAGGTGTGCGAGTCCGAGGGGTTCACCCCGCGGATCGACTTCGCCACGGACGACTATCCGACCGTCATCGGCCTGGTCGGAGCCGGGCTGGGGGTCGCGGTGCTGCCCGAGCTGGCGCTGGAGTCCGTACGGGCCAAGGGGGCCACGACGCTGGAGGTGGAACCGGCGGTGCGCCGGGAGGTGGTGGCGCTGACGCTGCCCGACCTCGCCCGCGTCCCGGCGGTGGCGGCGACGCTGGACCGGCTGGAGCAGGCGGCCCGCAGGTGA
- a CDS encoding WhiB family transcriptional regulator: MADFSRLPGPNADLWDWQLLAACRGVDSSLFFHPEGERGAARSAREMSAKEVCMRCPVRAQCAAHALAVREPYGVWGGLTEDEREELMGRARHRAVAGTGAPGS, from the coding sequence ATGGCAGATTTCTCCCGTCTTCCCGGCCCGAATGCCGACCTGTGGGACTGGCAGCTCCTGGCCGCGTGTCGCGGGGTCGACAGCTCGCTCTTCTTCCACCCGGAGGGGGAGCGCGGCGCTGCCCGCAGCGCACGCGAGATGTCGGCGAAAGAGGTGTGCATGCGCTGCCCGGTACGAGCCCAGTGCGCCGCGCACGCCCTCGCCGTGCGCGAGCCTTACGGAGTGTGGGGTGGACTGACCGAGGACGAACGCGAGGAGCTCATGGGGCGGGCACGCCACCGCGCGGTCGCCGGCACCGGGGCCCCCGGATCCTGA
- the groL gene encoding chaperonin GroEL (60 kDa chaperone family; promotes refolding of misfolded polypeptides especially under stressful conditions; forms two stacked rings of heptamers to form a barrel-shaped 14mer; ends can be capped by GroES; misfolded proteins enter the barrel where they are refolded when GroES binds): protein MAKILKFDEDARRALERGVNKLADTVKVTIGPRGRNVVIDKKFGAPTITNDGVTIAREVEVEDPYENLGAQLVKEVATKTNDIAGDGTTTATVLAQALVREGLKNVAAGASPAALKKGIDAAVKAVSDDLLATARPIDEKSDIAAVAALSAQDKQVGELIAEAMDKVGKDGVITVEESNTFGLELDFTEGMAFDKGYLSPYMVTDQERMEAVLEDPYILIHQGKIASIQDLLPLLEKIIQANASKPLLIIAEDVEGEALSTLVVNKIRGTFNAVAVKAPGFGDRRKAMLGDIATLTGGTVIAEEVGLKLDQVGLDVLGTARRVTVTKDDTTIVDGGGKADEVAGRINQIKAEIEATDSDWDREKLQERLAKLAGGVCVIRVGAATEVELKEKKHRLEDAISATRAAVEEGIVSGGGSALVHAAKVLENSLGLEGDEATGVAVVRRAAVEPLRWIAENAGLEGYVITSKVAELEKGHGYNAATEEYGDLVKAGVIDPVKVTRSALENAASIASLLLTTETLVVEKPAEEEAEAAGHGHGHAH from the coding sequence ATGGCGAAGATCCTGAAGTTCGACGAGGACGCCCGTCGCGCCCTCGAGCGCGGCGTCAACAAGCTTGCGGACACCGTCAAGGTGACGATCGGCCCCCGTGGCCGCAACGTCGTCATCGACAAGAAGTTCGGTGCTCCGACCATCACCAACGACGGTGTCACGATCGCCCGCGAGGTCGAGGTCGAGGACCCGTACGAGAACCTGGGCGCCCAGCTCGTCAAGGAGGTGGCGACCAAGACCAACGACATCGCGGGTGACGGCACCACCACCGCGACCGTGCTGGCCCAGGCCCTGGTCCGCGAGGGCCTGAAGAACGTGGCCGCCGGCGCCTCCCCGGCCGCCCTCAAGAAGGGCATCGACGCGGCGGTCAAGGCCGTCTCGGACGACCTGCTGGCCACCGCCCGCCCGATCGACGAGAAGTCCGACATCGCCGCCGTGGCCGCGCTGTCCGCGCAGGACAAGCAGGTCGGCGAGCTGATCGCCGAGGCGATGGACAAGGTCGGCAAGGACGGTGTTATCACCGTCGAGGAGTCCAACACCTTCGGTCTGGAGCTCGACTTCACCGAGGGCATGGCCTTCGACAAGGGCTACCTCTCGCCGTACATGGTCACCGACCAGGAGCGGATGGAGGCCGTCCTCGAGGACCCGTACATCCTGATCCACCAGGGCAAGATCGCCTCGATCCAGGACCTGCTGCCGCTCCTGGAGAAGATCATCCAGGCCAACGCCAGCAAGCCGCTGCTGATCATCGCCGAGGACGTGGAGGGCGAGGCCCTCTCGACCCTCGTCGTCAACAAGATCCGCGGCACCTTCAACGCCGTCGCGGTGAAGGCCCCGGGCTTCGGTGACCGCCGTAAGGCCATGCTCGGCGACATCGCCACCCTCACGGGCGGCACCGTCATCGCCGAAGAGGTCGGCCTCAAGCTGGACCAGGTCGGTCTGGACGTGCTGGGCACCGCCCGCCGCGTGACCGTCACCAAGGACGACACCACGATCGTCGACGGTGGCGGCAAGGCGGACGAGGTCGCCGGCCGCATCAACCAGATCAAGGCCGAGATCGAGGCCACGGACTCCGACTGGGACCGCGAGAAGCTGCAGGAGCGGCTCGCGAAGCTGGCCGGCGGCGTGTGCGTGATCCGCGTGGGCGCGGCCACCGAGGTCGAGCTCAAGGAGAAGAAGCACCGCCTGGAGGACGCCATCTCCGCGACCCGCGCCGCGGTCGAGGAGGGCATCGTCTCCGGTGGTGGCTCCGCGCTGGTCCACGCCGCGAAGGTGCTGGAGAACAGCCTGGGCCTGGAGGGCGACGAGGCCACCGGTGTCGCGGTCGTCCGCCGCGCCGCGGTCGAGCCGCTGCGCTGGATCGCCGAGAACGCCGGTCTCGAGGGCTACGTCATCACCTCGAAGGTCGCCGAGCTCGAGAAGGGCCACGGCTACAACGCGGCCACCGAGGAGTACGGCGACCTGGTGAAGGCCGGCGTCATCGACCCGGTCAAGGTCACCCGCTCCGCGCTGGAGAACGCTGCGTCGATCGCCTCGCTGCTGCTCACCACCGAGACGCTGGTGGTCGAGAAGCCGGCCGAGGAAGAGGCCGAGGCCGCGGGCCACGGGCACGGTCACGCGCACTGA
- a CDS encoding MOSC domain-containing protein translates to MLHTPSVLTVNLGRATPTDYSDCPTGTGIDKRPVERPVRVAAPGPKGQGGSGLAGDTVCDTRHHGGNDQAVYAYAREDLDVWEQELGRELSNGVFGENLTTSGLDVNGALIGERWRVGNELLLEVTSPRIPCRTFAGWLGERGWLKRFTQAAVPGAYLRVLEPGEIRSGDAVEIVHRPDHEVTVAFLFRAETTERELLPRVLAAGDALHPEPRAAALKYRPS, encoded by the coding sequence ATGCTGCATACGCCATCCGTTCTCACGGTGAACCTGGGCCGCGCGACGCCGACCGACTACTCCGACTGTCCGACCGGCACCGGTATCGACAAGCGTCCCGTCGAGCGCCCGGTACGGGTCGCGGCCCCGGGGCCGAAGGGCCAGGGCGGCAGCGGTCTGGCCGGTGACACGGTCTGCGACACCCGCCACCACGGCGGCAACGACCAGGCGGTCTACGCCTACGCCCGGGAGGACCTCGACGTCTGGGAACAGGAGCTGGGCCGCGAGCTGTCCAACGGCGTCTTCGGCGAGAACCTCACCACCAGCGGCCTCGACGTCAACGGCGCCCTCATCGGCGAGCGCTGGCGGGTGGGGAACGAACTGCTGCTGGAGGTGACCTCACCGCGCATCCCCTGCCGTACGTTCGCGGGGTGGCTGGGCGAGCGGGGATGGCTCAAGCGGTTCACCCAGGCCGCCGTCCCCGGGGCGTATCTGCGGGTGCTCGAACCCGGCGAGATCCGCTCGGGCGACGCGGTCGAGATCGTGCACCGGCCCGACCACGAGGTGACGGTCGCCTTCCTCTTCCGCGCCGAGACCACGGAGCGGGAGCTGCTGCCGAGGGTGCTGGCGGCGGGCGACGCCCTGCATCCGGAACCGCGGGCGGCCGCCCTCAAGTACCGGCCCAGCTGA
- a CDS encoding class I SAM-dependent methyltransferase codes for MGHVDVDAFDSLLGDEGQALLSGLRDYDPAKELATATRLRRDHPPALVSAALTQAALRQRAVAKFGPEDAHRMYFTPNGVEQSTRTSVAAYRAARFAEFGVRRMADLCCGIGGDAIALARTGISVLAVDRDPLTCAVARANAQALGLAELIEIRCADVTDIDTRPFDAVFVDPARRGGRGRVFDPEAYSPPLSWAIEAARTTPRAALKIAPGVPHEVVPEDAEAEWISDHGQVKEAVLWFGTARPGLRRATLLPSAHSLVGTPHLPAPGPGPVGRWLYEPDGAVIRAHLVADVAARVGGRLIDPTIAYITTDELRPTPFATAYEITDVLPFNLKRLKALLREREVGIATIKKRGSAVEPEQLRKKLRLEGGNACTIVLTRSKGSPTMLLGHPAQTLPTGP; via the coding sequence ATGGGCCATGTGGACGTTGACGCCTTCGACTCACTGCTCGGCGACGAGGGGCAGGCGCTGCTCTCCGGGCTCCGCGACTACGACCCGGCGAAGGAGCTCGCCACCGCGACGCGGCTGCGCCGCGACCACCCCCCGGCGCTGGTCTCGGCGGCCCTGACCCAGGCCGCGCTGCGACAGCGGGCGGTGGCCAAATTCGGCCCCGAGGACGCGCACCGGATGTACTTCACGCCGAACGGCGTGGAGCAGTCCACCCGCACCTCCGTCGCCGCGTACCGCGCCGCCCGCTTCGCGGAGTTCGGCGTCCGCCGGATGGCCGATCTGTGCTGCGGCATCGGCGGCGACGCGATCGCGCTGGCCCGCACCGGGATCTCCGTCCTCGCCGTCGACCGCGACCCGCTGACCTGCGCCGTCGCCCGTGCCAACGCCCAGGCGCTCGGCCTGGCCGAGCTCATCGAGATCCGCTGCGCCGATGTCACCGACATCGACACCCGGCCCTTCGACGCGGTCTTCGTCGACCCGGCCCGGCGCGGCGGCCGGGGCCGCGTCTTCGACCCCGAGGCGTACTCCCCGCCCCTCTCCTGGGCCATCGAGGCCGCCCGCACCACCCCGCGCGCCGCCCTCAAGATCGCCCCCGGCGTGCCGCACGAGGTGGTCCCCGAGGACGCGGAGGCCGAGTGGATCTCGGACCACGGCCAGGTGAAGGAGGCCGTCCTGTGGTTCGGCACCGCCCGCCCCGGGCTGCGCCGCGCCACCCTTCTGCCGAGCGCCCACTCCCTCGTCGGCACCCCGCACCTCCCCGCCCCCGGCCCCGGCCCGGTCGGCCGCTGGCTCTACGAGCCGGACGGGGCCGTCATCCGCGCCCATCTCGTCGCCGATGTCGCGGCCCGCGTCGGCGGCCGCCTGATCGACCCGACGATCGCCTACATCACGACGGACGAGCTGCGCCCGACGCCGTTCGCCACCGCGTACGAGATCACGGATGTGCTGCCGTTCAACCTGAAGCGGCTGAAGGCGCTGCTGCGGGAGCGGGAGGTCGGCATCGCGACCATCAAGAAGCGCGGTTCGGCGGTCGAGCCGGAGCAGCTCCGCAAGAAGCTCCGGCTCGAGGGCGGGAACGCCTGCACCATCGTGCTGACGCGCTCGAAGGGCTCCCCCACGATGCTTCTGGGGCATCCGGCCCAGACCCTGCCCACCGGCCCGTAA
- the guaB gene encoding IMP dehydrogenase, with the protein MTDNVDGVPEKFAMLGLTYDDVLLLPGASEVLPNAVDTSSRVSRNVRVNVPLLSAAMDKVTESRMAIAMARQGGVGVLHRNLSIEDQANQVDLVKRSESGMVTDPITVRPDATLHEADALCAKFRISGVPVTDAVGKLLGIVTNRDMAFEVDRGRQVREVMTPMPLVTGKVGISGEDAMQLLRRHKIEKLPLVDDAGVLKGLITVKDFVKAEKYPHAAKDAGGRLVVGAAVGVGDEAYERAQALVEAGADFLVVDSAHGHSRGILDMIAKVKSNISVDVVGGNVATRDGAQALIDAGVDGVKVGVGPGSICTTRVVAGIGVPQVTAIYEAARACHAAGVPLIGDGGLQYSGDIAKAIAAGADTVMLGSLLAGCEESPGEMVFISGKQFKSYRGMGSLGAMQTRGQARSFSKDRYFQDNVLSEDKLVPEGIEGQVPYRGPLASVAHQLVGGLRASMGYVGSANVAELKEKGRFVRITSAGLKESHPHDIQMTTEAPNYSGR; encoded by the coding sequence ATGACTGACAACGTCGACGGAGTGCCTGAGAAGTTCGCCATGCTCGGGCTGACGTACGACGACGTGCTGCTGCTGCCGGGCGCCTCCGAGGTGCTGCCGAACGCGGTCGACACCTCGTCCAGGGTCTCTCGGAACGTCCGGGTGAATGTGCCGCTGCTGTCCGCCGCCATGGACAAGGTCACCGAGTCCCGGATGGCCATCGCCATGGCCCGGCAGGGCGGGGTGGGCGTGCTCCACCGCAATCTGTCCATCGAGGACCAGGCCAACCAGGTCGACCTCGTCAAGCGTTCCGAGTCCGGCATGGTCACCGACCCGATCACGGTCCGGCCGGACGCCACGCTGCACGAGGCGGACGCGCTGTGCGCGAAGTTCCGCATCAGCGGTGTGCCGGTCACGGACGCGGTGGGCAAGCTGCTCGGCATCGTCACCAACCGTGACATGGCCTTCGAGGTCGACCGGGGCCGCCAGGTCCGCGAGGTCATGACCCCGATGCCGCTGGTCACCGGCAAGGTGGGGATCTCCGGCGAGGACGCGATGCAGCTGCTGCGCCGCCACAAGATCGAGAAGCTGCCGCTGGTCGACGACGCGGGCGTGCTCAAGGGCCTGATCACGGTCAAGGACTTCGTGAAGGCCGAGAAGTACCCCCACGCGGCGAAGGACGCGGGCGGCCGGCTGGTCGTGGGTGCCGCCGTCGGCGTCGGCGACGAGGCGTACGAGCGGGCCCAGGCGCTGGTCGAGGCCGGCGCCGACTTCCTGGTCGTGGACAGCGCGCACGGCCACAGCCGGGGCATCCTCGACATGATCGCCAAGGTCAAGTCCAATATCTCGGTCGATGTGGTCGGCGGCAATGTCGCCACCCGGGACGGCGCCCAGGCGCTGATCGACGCGGGGGTGGATGGTGTGAAGGTCGGCGTCGGCCCGGGCTCCATCTGCACCACGCGCGTGGTCGCGGGCATCGGAGTGCCGCAGGTGACGGCGATCTACGAAGCCGCGCGGGCCTGCCACGCGGCCGGGGTGCCGCTGATCGGCGACGGCGGTCTGCAGTACTCGGGCGATATCGCCAAGGCGATCGCCGCCGGTGCGGACACGGTCATGCTGGGCAGCCTGCTGGCCGGCTGCGAGGAGTCGCCGGGCGAGATGGTCTTCATCAGCGGCAAGCAGTTCAAGTCCTACCGGGGCATGGGGTCGCTGGGCGCGATGCAGACGCGCGGCCAGGCCCGCTCGTTCTCCAAGGACCGCTACTTCCAGGACAACGTGCTCTCCGAGGACAAGCTGGTCCCCGAGGGCATCGAGGGCCAGGTGCCCTACCGTGGTCCGCTGGCCTCGGTCGCGCACCAGCTGGTGGGCGGTCTGCGGGCGTCGATGGGCTATGTCGGCTCGGCCAATGTGGCGGAGCTGAAGGAGAAGGGCCGCTTCGTGCGGATCACCTCGGCGGGCCTCAAGGAGAGCCACCCGCACGACATCCAGATGACCACCGAGGCGCCGAACTACTCCGGCCGTTGA
- the groES gene encoding co-chaperone GroES — protein MTTTSSKVAIKPLEDRIVVQPLDAEQTTASGLVIPDTAKEKPQEGVVLAVGPGRFEDGKRLPLDVSVGDVVLYSKYGGTEVKYSGEEYLVLSARDVLAIVEK, from the coding sequence GTGACGACCACCAGCTCCAAGGTTGCCATCAAGCCGCTCGAGGACCGCATTGTGGTCCAGCCGCTCGACGCCGAGCAGACCACGGCTTCGGGCCTGGTCATTCCGGACACCGCCAAGGAAAAGCCCCAGGAGGGCGTCGTCCTGGCCGTGGGCCCGGGCCGCTTCGAGGACGGCAAGCGCCTTCCGCTCGACGTCTCCGTCGGTGACGTCGTGCTCTACAGCAAGTACGGCGGCACCGAGGTGAAGTACAGCGGCGAGGAGTACCTCGTCCTCTCGGCTCGCGACGTCCTCGCGATCGTCGAGAAGTAA
- a CDS encoding sigma-70 family RNA polymerase sigma factor codes for MPRDDENPGAAKGAPGGTGPIGALVGRAAEGDEQATHDLLALVHPLALRYCRTRLSRLPGDARHFVDDLAQEVCLAVLCALPRYRDTGKPFEAFVVAIASHKVADLQRAAMRHPGSTAVPSDEMPEQPDDSLGPEERALLSSDAEWAKKLLANLPENQRELVLLRVAVGLTAEETGQMLGMSPGAVRVAQHRALSRLRALAEQ; via the coding sequence ATGCCGCGCGACGACGAGAACCCAGGAGCCGCCAAGGGCGCTCCCGGGGGCACGGGGCCGATCGGCGCCCTCGTCGGGCGCGCCGCCGAAGGGGACGAGCAGGCCACGCATGACCTGCTGGCCCTGGTCCATCCGCTGGCCCTGCGGTACTGCCGCACGAGGCTGTCCCGACTTCCGGGTGATGCCCGCCACTTCGTGGACGACCTGGCGCAGGAGGTCTGTCTCGCGGTGCTGTGCGCGCTGCCGCGCTACCGCGACACCGGAAAGCCCTTCGAGGCGTTCGTCGTGGCCATCGCCTCCCACAAGGTCGCCGATCTGCAGCGGGCCGCCATGCGCCACCCGGGCTCCACGGCCGTCCCCTCGGACGAGATGCCGGAGCAGCCGGACGATTCGCTGGGCCCCGAGGAGCGGGCGCTGCTCAGCAGTGACGCGGAATGGGCCAAGAAGCTCCTGGCCAACCTTCCGGAGAACCAGCGCGAGCTGGTGCTGCTGAGGGTCGCGGTCGGGCTGACGGCGGAGGAGACCGGGCAGATGCTCGGCATGTCGCCCGGAGCGGTGCGGGTCGCCCAGCACCGCGCCCTGAGCAGGCTGCGCGCGCTCGCCGAGCAGTGA